The window GGGCGGTCCGCAGGGGGTGGTCGGCCGGGAGGGGCTCGGTGGCGAACACGTCAAGGCCGGCCCCGGCCAGGGGGCCGCTGCGGAGGGCGTCGAGCAGGGCCGGCTCGTCGACGATGGCCCCGCGGGCGGTGTTGACCAGGATCGCCCCGGGCCGCAGGCGGGCCAGGCGGTCGCGGTCCAGCAGCCCGGTGGAGTCCGGCGACAGCTTCAGGTGGACCGAGACCACGTCGGAGCGGGCCAGCAGGTCGTCGAGGGGCAGCCGCTCGGCCACCGGCTCGTCGTCGGCGTAGGCCCGTCCCGGGTCGCGGTCCCAGGCGAGCACGACCATGCCGAAGGCGGCGGCGATCCTGGCCACCGGCCGGCCGTGGCGGCCGAGGCCGAGGATGCCGAGGGTCCGCCCGGCCAGGGTGCCGCCCATGGCCTCCGGCCACCCGCCGGCGGCCAGCTCGGCGGCCAGGGGGTGGATGCGGCGGAGCACGGCCAGCATCAGCCCGAAGGTGAGCTCGGGCACCGAGGCCGAGGCCATCCGGGCCCGGCGGCTGAGGGCGACCACGATCCCCCGCCCGGTGGCCGCCTCCTGGTCGACGTGGTAGGCGTGGCCGCCCGTCTGGAGGACCAGTTCGAGCTCGGGGAGCCGGTCGAGCAGGGCGGCGTCGAGCCGGGTCCGCTCGCGGATGGCCAGC of the Actinomycetota bacterium genome contains:
- a CDS encoding D-2-hydroxyacid dehydrogenase family protein; the protein is MAPRLLVLDDYEGRIAGAPAMDRLRELAEVTVLDRPLGDADTGLLGGVRVLLAIRERTRLDAALLDRLPELELVLQTGGHAYHVDQEAATGRGIVVALSRRARMASASVPELTFGLMLAVLRRIHPLAAELAAGGWPEAMGGTLAGRTLGILGLGRHGRPVARIAAAFGMVVLAWDRDPGRAYADDEPVAERLPLDDLLARSDVVSVHLKLSPDSTGLLDRDRLARLRPGAILVNTARGAIVDEPALLDALRSGPLAGAGLDVFATEPLPADHPLRTAPNVVLTPHIGWKVEEVFAEWAEIAAEQLAAWLDGRLPAAEVLDPSAAEVPRTRLGGLVRRSGISDH